aaggggttggactggatggcctatgagatctcttccaactctacgattctatgattctattattctaagtgtaTGCAAATCAGGATAAAGAAATCAACTCACCAGATTGAAGACAAATCAcagagatttattattatttggcttaaaaagatgcaaataaagcaatttgcttcaaaatatacatacaagcataaacatactgAGAAATACATCTTGCGGGGGGGGGGCAGTATTGTGGCTCACCAACATTATTAGTTCTTTAGCTGAGACCATTAGCTGGACACATATCTGCTGTCCTGTTCTCTCTTTTTTAGGAAGCACTATCAACATAGATTTCTTAGTATAATCCCAAGATGACACCATATGAAGCCTGACAGTTTTAATTTTATGATTGCATTCTTTGTATTCTGCACAGATATTTTTGCTCATTAGCTGAGACCTTTCTGTAGTGGATAAGTAGGACCACAGGTAAGAGGATCTATGCCTAGCGAGTGTATGCTAAACCAGGTAGGTCAGGATAGAGAAATCAACTCActaggttgaagacaagccacagaggtttattatggtttggccaaaaaggatgcaaataaagcaatttccttctaaatatacaagcataaacatacagagaaatacatctTAAGGTGGGGCAGTATTGTGGCTCGACAACATTATTAGTTCATTAGCTGAGACCATTAGCTGGACACATATCTGCTGTCCTGTTCTCTTTTTTAAAGAAGCACTTTATCTAATATTCAGAATATGAACAGCCATTTCTTTCAGTTTGGGATTAGTCGATATTAATATAATGGAGTGTGTGGAAGGAAATGAAGTTGCCAAAATATCAGTTATTAATGATTCAGGACTATGAGGCTTAAAAACATTTGTTACCCCAATTATTAAAGCAGCGAGAAATGCAAGGTAAAAAAAGATATAAGAGAGCACCACTATTATGACATTCATGTGAACCTGAGTGCTAAGGTCTTTACTACCTAGACCACTTTTTTTCAGATTCCTTGTGTGCTTCCATAATGAGGCAAGCAAAAAAGTGGATGCAATTATACTTATGCAAATATTTATGGAAGTATAAGACAGCTGCAGATGAAATAAACGTTTATTATAAGGCTCATTTTGGCTGACATTCACTGGCAAGATTACAGTCAAGTTGCCATCCCTTATTTGTCTAAGGTATTCAATAACTGAAGGAACACAGAAGATACTGGAAATGACTATTGACATTCCAAGCAGCCTGGGCACAAGCTTGTTGATTCTTGGCTTCAGCCAAAGGAAGAGGCAGTTGGTAAAGTTAGTAACCTTCACACAGTAGAAAACACTTAGCCATGTGGTAGACCAGAGGCTGGCCAAATTCATAAAAGTCCAGATAACCGTTACATATGCCTTTTTATAAGAATGCAGACACCTCTCTGTGGAGGTTAAATACAGAATATAGCCCATGGAATTGAACATCAGCATCATAAATCTGGAGGCGCTTAAATTAATTAAGAGGAAATCGCAAGGCAAAATCTTTCCTTTTTGAAGCCATTGGTGACCTTGAACAACTGTGATAAATCCATTTCCTAAAAGGCCAACTATGTTTCCAGTTATTGTGATGCTCCACATGAGGATATGAAGTGAAGTTAAGCTGCAATCCATTCTTGATATTGACTAGAAAAAGAAAAGCTCTGAGAGGATGTATCTGTGTGTGATTTTCCTGGTTTCTCTCTGGTGTccaaaacagaaaacactgttatTTTGAGTTTCCTAAATAGCTAGAACAATGGAAATACTATGGAAAACAATGCAAATTGTGGGAGGATTCTGTTATTAATGGCCCAATCAATTGTCCGTGCTGAAGAGGAAGCTGAAATAATTCCAAAATAACTTCTCATGTTTATATGCCAAGATGTCAGGACC
This genomic interval from Anolis sagrei isolate rAnoSag1 chromosome 2, rAnoSag1.mat, whole genome shotgun sequence contains the following:
- the LOC132766493 gene encoding taste receptor type 2 member 8-like: MVGSSIPSPSSHPWVKTKSKLVLTTLVHALATSRIDYCKTLYVVLPVQKLQSISRMDCSLTSLHILMWSITITGNIVGLLGNGFITVVQGHQWLQKGKILPCDFLLINLSASRFMMLMFNSMGYILYLTSTERCLHSYKKAYVTVIWTFMNLASLWSTTWLSVFYCVKVTNFTNCLFLWLKPRINKLVPRLLGMSIVISSIFCVPSVIEYLRQIRDGNLTVILPVNVSQNEPYNKRLFHLQLSYTSINICISIIASTFLLASLWKHTRNLKKSGLGSKDLSTQVHMNVIIVVLSYIFFYLAFLAALIIGVTNVFKPHSPESLITDILATSFPSTHSIILISTNPKLKEMAVHILNIR